A window of the Desulfobacterales bacterium genome harbors these coding sequences:
- a CDS encoding IS1 family transposase: protein LVRKTLSFSKKIENHIGAIWNFIHHYNLKIAPTLATT from the coding sequence TTAGTACGAAAAACGCTATCATTTTCCAAAAAGATCGAAAACCATATAGGAGCAATCTGGAATTTTATTCATCATTACAATTTGAAAATAGCGCCAACACTGGCCACTACTTGA